A stretch of the Xiphophorus couchianus chromosome 15, X_couchianus-1.0, whole genome shotgun sequence genome encodes the following:
- the LOC114158392 gene encoding uncharacterized protein LOC114158392 isoform X1, with translation MSRHIYFTVHFGNTSDCGLLPDVYNLKIIPLCSFFQINAEFKRITTIPLHSKFFSQLDLHCDNLRKLFKRRGGQLGQKLRQTVAQMDDCEDVDVARECVIKGVCIYMGEDPAKLIHKYVGVDEANIEEGIGATTIGVFHLKDCSSADEDIGVVLEGIRVLSYLDSVPTAVAMLFGLIYAMNLAYPADLRYTFEVLQKIVMELDGGKLSNKALSLKNHLYE, from the exons ATGTCTAGGCACATATACTTCACTGTTCACTTTGGCAACACGAGTGATTGTGGCCTTCTTCCAGATGTTTATAATTTGAAAATCATTCCTTTGTGCTCATTTTTTCAGATAAATGCTGAGTTTAAGAGAATTACGACCATACCGCTTCATTCAAAGTTCTTCTCTCAACTGGATCTCCACTGTGACAACCTGAGGAAGCTCTTCaaaagaagaggaggacagCTCGGACAAAAGCTTAGACAAACTGTTGCACAAATGGATGAT TGTGAAGATGTTGATGTTGCACGGGAGTGTGTCATTAAGGGAGTCTGCATATATATGGGAGAAGATCCAGCCAAGCTCATCCATAAATATGTG GGTGTGGATGAAGCTAATATTGAAGAGGGTATTGGAGCCACCACCATCggtgtttttcatcttaaagaCTGTTCTTCAGCAGATGAAGACATCGGGGTCGTTCTTGAAGGCATCAGAGTGTTGTCCTATTTGGATAGTGTGCCAACAGCTGTTGCAATGCTTTTTGGACTGATATATGCAATGAACCTCGCCTACCCTGCTGACCTCCGCTACACTTTCGAGGTATTACAGAAAATAGTAATGGAACTGGATGGAGGTAAACTGTCAAACAAGGCATTGTCCCTTAAAAACCACCTCTATGAGTGA
- the LOC114158392 gene encoding uncharacterized protein LOC114158392 isoform X2, producing the protein MDDCEDVDVARECVIKGVCIYMGEDPAKLIHKYVGVDEANIEEGIGATTIGVFHLKDCSSADEDIGVVLEGIRVLSYLDSVPTAVAMLFGLIYAMNLAYPADLRYTFEVLQKIVMELDGGKLSNKALSLKNHLYE; encoded by the exons ATGGATGAT TGTGAAGATGTTGATGTTGCACGGGAGTGTGTCATTAAGGGAGTCTGCATATATATGGGAGAAGATCCAGCCAAGCTCATCCATAAATATGTG GGTGTGGATGAAGCTAATATTGAAGAGGGTATTGGAGCCACCACCATCggtgtttttcatcttaaagaCTGTTCTTCAGCAGATGAAGACATCGGGGTCGTTCTTGAAGGCATCAGAGTGTTGTCCTATTTGGATAGTGTGCCAACAGCTGTTGCAATGCTTTTTGGACTGATATATGCAATGAACCTCGCCTACCCTGCTGACCTCCGCTACACTTTCGAGGTATTACAGAAAATAGTAATGGAACTGGATGGAGGTAAACTGTCAAACAAGGCATTGTCCCTTAAAAACCACCTCTATGAGTGA